In the Magnolia sinica isolate HGM2019 chromosome 15, MsV1, whole genome shotgun sequence genome, one interval contains:
- the LOC131226905 gene encoding uncharacterized protein LOC131226905: MAALFHDMINKEMEVYVDDMIVKSHMIEGHFEDLKKLFDRLEKFKLRLNPQKCVFDITRGKLLGFIVSEDGIRVDETKTKEHTNQIHAPTFELYNLTAPWPFSVWGLDIIGKISPKASDRHEYILVAVDYFTKWIKATSYTTITTLHVIKFMKNNTISHYGIPQAIITDNGTPFVNKRMGDFLDKFKIQCHRSSPYHPQMNGGVEAANKTIIRVLEKMVKTYHDWSEILPFTLWAYRTSVRSDTGVTPYGLVYGMEAVLPIEIEFPSLQIPLESEIEEGEWQQARYDQLHLVDEKRM; encoded by the exons ATGGCTGCCTTGTTCCATGatatgataaacaaggaaatggaagtctatgtggacGACATGATTGTCAAGTCCCACATGATCGAAGGACATTTcgaagacctcaagaagctcttcgacAGGCTAGAAAAGTTCAAACTCCGTCTCAACCCACAAAAATGTGTCTTCGATATAACCAGAGGCAAGCTGTTAGGCTTCATTGTAAGTGAAGATGGCATCCGGGTAGACGAGACCAAGACTAAG GAGCATACGAACCAAATCCACGCACCTACTTTCGAGCTCTACAACCTGACggcaccatggcccttctctgtATGGGGACTGGACATCATCGGCAAGATCAGCCCCAAAGCTTCGGACAGGCATGAATACATTCTGgtggcagtagattacttcaccaagtggataaaggcaacatcatataCCACCATCACAACACTTCATgtgatcaagtttatgaagaacaacaCCATTAGTCACTATGGGATCCCTCAAGCCATTATTACTGACAATGGAACTCCATTCGTgaataaaaggatgggcgatttcctcgacaagttcaagattcaatGCCATCGGTCAAGTCCCTACCATCCTCAAATGAACGGTGGGGTCGAAGCTGCAAACAAAACTATCATACGTGTACTAGAGAAGATGGTGAAAACATATCATGATTGGTCAGAAATACTTCCTTTCACACTCTGGGCCTATCGGACGTCTGTACGGTCTGATACAGGTGTAACTCCATACGGACTCGTATACGGAATGGAAGCAGTGCTTCCAATCGAAATCGAATTCCCATCACTACAGATACCGCTGGAAAGTGAAATCGAGGAAGGCGAGTGGCAACAAGCAAGGTATGATCAACTGCACCTAGTAGACGAAAAGCGCATGTGA
- the LOC131226906 gene encoding protein MAIN-LIKE 1-like: protein MNMSLLSALAERWHPETYTFQLPFEEWGITPYNIYMTLGLRYDCGSVPFKEDLPVPSEDDWMELLGMMPDATDFSGHRFKLLWLSSNFSRRVPETETVAMVKARALILYTMGAMILYHGNELVSSRLLSLVANITFPMPYNWNAALLAHLYEGLDKANRSISRSLTGFYSVIEVCFFDHFPHLAPTLIDHSHPFPRMMLWYKDNRSRTRMFSDLAWRSNIDALVPMMRVVVLHCIAHALLSAYLFALDFALFLQFRTMPYLRSNVALTPRAKEVFQAS, encoded by the exons ATGAACATGTCCCTCTTATCCGCTTTGGCCGAGCGATGGCACCCTGAGACCTATACCTTTCAGTTGCCTTTTGAGGAGTGGGGCATCACTCCTTACAACATATACATGACGCTGGGTCTTCGATATGACTGCGGATCTGTTCCTTTCAAGGAGGATCTACCAGTACCTTCTGAGGATGATTGGATGGAGTTGCTAGGGATGATGCCGGATGCCACAGATTTCTCCGGTCATCGATTCAAGCTGCTTTGGCTATCCTCAAACTTTTCCAGGCGCGTCCCTGAAACCGAGACTGTGGCCATGGTGAAAGCCCGTGCTCTGATTTTATACACCATGGGAGCGATGATCTTATACCACGGGAATGAGTTAGTGAGTTCCCGTCTGTTATCGCTCGTGGCTAATATCACCTTTCCCATGCCGTACAATTGGAATGCAGCCCTCCTTGCCCATTTGTATGAAGGGCTGGACAAAGCTAACCGCTCCATCAGCCGATCTTTAACTGGTTTCTATTCGGTCATCGAG GTTTGCTTTTTTGATCATTTTCCCCATCTAGCACCCACTTTGATCGACCATTCGCATCCCTTTCCTCGCATGATGCTGTGGTACAAGGATAACCGCAGCCGTACACGCATGTTTTCTGATCTCGCTTGGAGGTCAAACATAGATGCCCTCGTTCCAATGATGCGAGTGGTTGTTTTGCACTGTATTGCCCATGCGCTACTTTCTGCTTATCTTTTCGCCCTTGACTTTGCTCTTTTCTTACAGTTTCGGACCATGCCGTATCTCCGATCGAATGTGGCTCTTACTCCTCGGGCTAAGGAGGTTTTTCAGGCCTCATGA